The Argentina anserina chromosome 3, drPotAnse1.1, whole genome shotgun sequence genome includes a region encoding these proteins:
- the LOC126786103 gene encoding ABC transporter G family member 3 — MEEIQSQSDNYRSSSSSASSPASRVPSSNFFYLHKPGSLRQPISFEDSPEWEDTDVDVRVEEGGDSINIATTPVSPSLSKLNSGSLPSPPLPEGATVVRKIAGASIVWKDLTVTVKGKRKYSDRVVKSSNGYALPGTITVIMGPAKSGKSTLLRALAGRLPHSAKMYGEVFVNGNKVSMPYGSYGFVKREINLIGSLTVREFLYYSALLQLPGFFCQKKGVVEDAIHAMSLGDYANRLIGGHCYMKGLPNGERRRISIARELVMRPHVLFIDEPLYHLDSVSALLMMVTLKKLASTGCTLIFTIYQSSTEVFGLFDRICLLSNGNTLFFGETLSCLQHFSNAGFPCPIMQSPSDHFLRAINTDFDRIIAMCKNWQDDNGDFSSVNMDTAVAIRTLEATYRSSADAAAVENMILRLTEKEGPLLKSKGKAGSATRIAVLTWRSLLIMSREWKYYWLRLILYIIFALSVGTAFSGLGHSLSSVLTRVAAIFVFVSFTALLSIAGVPAIMKEVKIYASEESNQHLGALVFLVGQLLSSIPFLFLISISSSLVFYFLVGLRDEFSLLMYFVLNFFMCLLVNEGLMLVVVSLWRDVYWSTLTLVSVQVIMMLSAGYFRIRNALPKPVWTYPISYIAFHTYSIQGLLENEYLGTSFAVGQVRTISGYQALRSAYDTSMDSNSKWANLLVLFLMAVGYRLLVFVLLYFRVGNKRFMSKIFKCNRDTNNAR; from the exons ATGGAAGAAATACAGTCACAGTCAGATAATTATAGGTCGTCATCATCTTCAGCAAGCAGTCCGGCAAGTAGGGTGCCTTCAAGTAATTTTTTCTACTTGCACAAACCTGGTtcactcagacaaccaatctcatttgaagaTTCACCTGAGTGGGAGGACACAGATGTTGATGTTAGGGTGGAAGAAGGTGGTGACTCTATCAATATTGCAACCACTCCGGTCTCACCATCGCTTTCAAAGCTCAATAGTGGGTCCTTGCCATCCCCACCATTACCCGAGGGTGCAACTGTAGTAAGAAAGATTGCAGGGGCTTCAATTGTGTGGAAGGACTTGACTGTTACAGTAAAAGGGAAAAGAAAGTACTCGGACAGGGTAGTGAAGAGTTCAAATGGTTATGCATTGCCAGGAACTATAACAGTAATAATGGGTCCTGCTAAATCGGGGAAGTCCACACTACTAAGAGCACTTGCAG GAAGACTGCCTCACTCAGCAAAAATGTATGGTGAAGTGTTTGTAAACGGTAACAAAGTGTCAATGCCATATGGTTCATAT GGTTTCGTGAAGAGGGAAATTAATTTAATTGGATCTCTAACTGTTCGGGAGTTTCTGTATTACTCAGCACTCCTTCAGCTTCCTGGTTTTTTTTGTCAGAAGAAGGGTGTAGTAGAGGATGCTATTCATGCCATGTCACTGGGTGATTATGCAAACAGATTGATAGGTGGTCACTGCTATATGAAAGGCCTTCCCAACGGAGAGAGACGGCGCATTAGCATTGCCCGAGAACTTGTGATGAGGCCTCATGTCTTATTCATAGATGAGCCTCTTTATCACCTTGATAG TGTTTCTGCATTGCTGATGATGGTTACCTTGAAGAAGCTTGCAAGTACAGGTTGCACTCTgatatttaccatttaccaGAGCAGCACAGAAGTCTTTGGCCTATTTGACAGGATATGTCTGCTTTCTAATGGGAACACCCTTTTCTTTGGAGAAACATTGTCTTGCTTGCAG CACTTCTCAAATGCTGGATTTCCATGTCCGATAATGCAAAGTCCTTCCGATCACTTCCTGCGTGCAATAAATACAGATTTTGATAGGATCATTGCAATGTGCAAGAACTGGCAG GATGACAATGGGGACTTCTCATCTGTAAACATGGACACAGCTGTTGCAATACGCACCCTTGAAGCAACTTATAGATCATCAGCTGATGCTGCTGCAGTTGAAAATATGATACTAAGACTCACAGAGAAG GAAGGTCCATTACTTAAAAGCAAAGGAAAGGCTGGCAGTGCTACACGGATAGCAGTCTTAACTTGGAGATCATTATTGATAATGTCAAGGGAATGGAAATACTACTGGCTTCGACTTATTCTTTATATCATATTTGCACTCTCTGTTGGTACAGCATTTTCTGGCTTAGGGCATTCCTTGTCTTCAGTTCTG ACAAGAGTTGCAGCCAtatttgtgtttgtttcattTACTGCACTACTAAGCATCGCTGGAGTTCCTGCAATTATGAAAGAAGTCAAG ATATATGCGAGTGAAGAGTCAAACCAACATTTGGGGGCACTAGTCTTTTTAGTTGGGCAGCTTCTCTCTAGTATCCCGTTCCTGTTCCTCATCTCTATCTCGTCAAGTCTTGTCTTCTACTTCCTTGTAGGATTGCGAGATGAGTTCAGCTTGCTGATGTACTTCGTGCTAAATTTCTTCATGTGCCTATTagtcaatgaaggactgatgcTGGTTGTTGTATCTTTATGGCGAGACGTTTATTGGAGCACCCTGACTCTAGTATCTGTACAA GTGATAATGATGCTATCTGCGGGCTATTTCAGAATTCGAAATGCTTTGCCTAAACCAGTGTGGACATATCCAATATCGTATATTGCTTTCCACACCTACTCTATACAG GGGCTGTTGGAGAATGAATACCTTGGGACTTCCTTTGCAGTTGGGCAGGTACGGACCATCTCTGGGTATCAAGCACTCCGAAGTGCATACGATACCTCTATGGACAGTAATTCCAAGTGGGCAAATTTATTGGTGTTGTTTCTAATGGCAGTTGGGTATCGTCTCCTCGTCTTTGTTTTACTGTACTTTCGAGTCGGGAATAAAAGGTTCATGTCTAAGATTTTCAAGTGTAATCGGGATACAAACAATGCAAGATAA